In Cellulomonas sp. JZ18, the DNA window CCGTCGCGACGAGCGCCGCCGCGAGCACGTCCGCGTCGGCCGGCCCGCGCCCCGTCACCTGCGCGAGGACCTCGGCGATCCGCCGCGTCGTCTCCGCGGTCGCGTGCTGGACGCGGGTGCGGACCTGGGCGTCGTGGGTGACGTCGGACTCGAACAGCAGGGTGGAGGACTCGCCCGCGACCTGCACGAACGCCAGGTAGGCCTGGACGATGGCGGCGACGACGTCGCGGCCGGCGCCCCGCACGACCGGCCCGGCCTCGATCGGCGCCACGGCCCGCTCGACCGCGGCGAGCAGGTCCGCGCCCTGCGCGTCGACGACGGCGAGGTACAGGTCGAGCTTGGACGGGAAGTGCCGGTAGAGGACCGGCTTGCTCACCTCGGCCCGGTCCGCGATGTCGTCCATCGACACGTGGTGGAACCCCTCGGACGCGAACAGGTCGCGGGCGACGTCGAGCAGCTGCCGGCGTCGGTCGGTGCGCGACATCCGCGTGCCACGGGCCGCGCGCGGGCGCGGCACGCCGGGGGGCCGGTGCGCGGCGCCCGCACCGTCCGGCAGGTCCCGGGGCTCGGTCATGGCGGCGATGGTACTGACGCGTACCCGGGCGTTCCGGGACGTCCACGACCGCACGAGGGTGCCGGGCGGTGCACGACGGCCCGGGCGCGCGGGCGGCGTGCGCGGTCCTGTCGGTGGCTCGTGGTGGGATCGGGCCCGTGACGACCGCCGCCACCACGCGCCTGCTGCCGCCGCCGACCGTGCGCGCCCGCGCGGCCGGCGCCGTCGTGCCCGTGCTGGACGAGGTGCAGCGCGCCGTGGTCGACCGGGTCGCGGCGGGGCGGGACCGCGTGCTGCTCGTGACGGGCTCGCCCGGGACGGGGCGGACCACGGTCGCGCTCGAGGCGGCGGCCGCGGCGGTGGAGTCCGGGCTCGCCCCCGACGACGTGCTCGTGCTGGCCGCCACGCGCCGCGGTGCCGGCGAGCTGCGGGACCGGCTCGCGGTGCGCCTGGGACGGACCGCCGGCCGCCCGCTCGTGCAGACGCCCGCGGCCGTCGCGTTCGCGGTCCTGCGGGCGCGCGCCGGTGCGCTGGGGGAGCCGCCGCCCGTGCTGGTCTCCGGTCCCGAGCAGGACCTCGCGCTCGCGGAGCTGCTCGCCGGGCACGCGTCCGGCGAGGTGGCGGGTCCGGCGTGGCCCGCGGGCGTGCCGGCCGAGGCGCGCACGGCGCGGGCGTTCCGCGACGAGCTGCGCGACCTGCTCATGCGCGCGGCTGAGCGCGGCCTCGCGCCGGCCGACCTGGCCGCGCTCGGTCGTCGGCACGGACGACCCGCCTGGGTGGCGGCGGCGGCCGTGTACGCGGAGTACCTCGACGTCATGGCGCTCGCGGCCGCGACGCCCGACGCGGGCGAGCGGCTCGACCCGGCGGTCGTCGTCGACGCCGCCGTCGCCGCGCTGCGCGGCTGGGACGACGAGGTGCCCGGCGTGCGGTGCCCCCAGCGCGCGCTCGTCGTGGTCGACGACCACCAGGAGAGCACCGCCGCCACCGCGCGCCTGCTGCGCGCGTTCGCGGACCGCGGCGCGCGGCTGCTGCTGCTCGGCGACCCGGACGTGGCCGTGCAGACGTTCCGGGGCGCGGACCCCGCGCTCGTGGCGCGGGCGACGGTGGACGGCACGGGGACGGGTGAGCTGGGCGCGGACCACGTCGTGCTGCCCACCGTCTGGCGGCAGACGCCCGCCCTGCGGGCCGTGACCGCCCGCGTGACGGAGCGGATCGGCGCCGTCGGGACGGCCGCGCACCGGCGGGCCACGGCGCCGGCCGGCGCCCCGGACGGCCCGGCCCCCGCGTCGCGGTGCTGCCGAGCGGCGCCCAGGAGGCCGCGTGGGTGGCCCACGAGCTGCGGACCGCCCACCTGCGGCGCGGCGTGCCGTGGGACGAGATGGCGGTGGTCGCCCGGTCCGGCGCGCGGGTCACCGTGCTGCGCCGTGCGCTCGCGCAGGCGGGCGTCCCGGTGCGGGTCGTCGGCTCCGACGTGCCGCTGCGCGAGGAGCCCGCGGTGCGTCCGCTGCTCGACGCGGTGCGGGTCGCCGTCGGCGAGCCGCTGGACGCCGAGACGGCCGCCCGGCTCGCCTGCTCGCCGCTCGGCGGGCTCGACACGGTGGGCCTGCGCCGCGTGCGGCGTGCGCTGCGCGCGGAGGAGCTGGCCGGTGGCGGGGGCCGCTCGAGCGACGCCCTGCTCGTCGAGGTGCTCGAGGCGCCCGGCCGTGCGGCGACCCTCCCCCCGCACGTCGCGCGACCGGTCGAGCGCCTCGCGGCGGTGCTCGAGGCCGGACGGACGGCCGCCGCGGAGCCGGGCAGCGACGTCGAGTCGGTGCTGTGGGCGGTGTGGGACCGTGCGGGGCTCGCGGAGCCGTGGCGGCGCGTCGCGCTCGCGGGTGGGGCCGCCGGTGAGCGGGCGGACCGCGACCTGGACGCGGTGCTCGCGCTGTTCAAGGCGGCGGAGACCTTCGTCGACCGCAACCCGCAGGCCGCGCCGCGCACGTTCGTGGACTGGGTGCTCGCGCAGGACCTCCCCGCGGACTCCCTCGCGCCGAGCTCGCGCGCGGCCGGCGTGAGCGTGCTGACGCCCGCCGGTGCGGCCGGGCGCGCGTGGGACGTCGTCGCCGTCGTCGGCGTGCAGGACGGCGCCTGGCCGGACCTGCGCCTGCGGGACTCGCTGCTGGGGGCGCAGGCGCTCGCGGACGTCGTGGCGGGGCGTACCGCGGCGACGGCACCGGGTGCCGAGGCCGGCGCCGCGGCCCGCGAGGCCGTGCTCGCCGACGAGCTGCGCGCGTTCGCGGTGGCGTGCTCGCGCGCCCGCACGCACCTGCTCGTGACGGCGGTCGACGACCAGGACACGAACCCGTCCCCGTTCCTCGACCTCGTGCAGCCGCCGCCGGGCGACGGACCGGACCCGCGCCGCGCGTCCGCGCCCGCGCCGCTCGACCTGCGGGGTCTCGTCGCGCGGCTGCGCGCGACGCTGGAGCGCAGCGCCCGGGACACCGGCGTGCCGGACCCGCGGGCCGCGCGGACGCTGGCCCGCCTGGCCCGCGCCGGCGTGCCGGGGGCGCACCCCGACGCCTGGTTCGGGCTCGCGGCGCCCTCGAGCACGGCGCCGCTGTGGGCGGCGGACGAGAAGGTGCCGGTCTCGCCGTCCCGGCTGGAGACCGCCCAGCGCTGCACGCTGCGCTGGGCGCTGGAGTCGGCCGGCGGCACGCCGGCCTCGTCGGCGCTGCAGTCCCTCGGCACCCTCGTGCACGCGATCGCGCAGGAGCACCCGACGGCCGACCGCGAGACGCTCACCGCGGAGCTGGACCGGCGCTGGCCGGAGCTCGGCCTCGGTGAGGGCTGGCCGGCCGTCGCCGCCCGCCGCCGTGCCGACGCGATGGTCGAGCGTCTCGCGGCGTACCTGCGCGGTTCCGGCGAGCCGGTGCTGGTCGAGGCGCCGTTCGCGCTCGAGACGGACCGTGCGGTCGTGCGGGGCTCGGTGGACCGGGTCGAGCTGGTCGGGCGGGTGGGTGACGAGGGCGACCAGCGGCCCGCCGTCCGGGTGGTCGACCTCAAGACGGGCTCGCGCGTCCCCACCACCGCGCAGGCCGCGGAGCACCCGCAGCTCGGGGCGTACCAGCTCGCGGTGGACGCGGGCGCGGTGCCGGGCCTGCCCGAGGGAGCGGTGAGCACCGGCGCGCACCTCGTCTACCTCTCGCAGGGCTCCGGCAGGCCCACCGAGCGGCGGCAGGCCTCGCTCGGCCCCGAGACCGAGGGCCCGAGCTGGGCCCGCGTGCTCG includes these proteins:
- a CDS encoding PD-(D/E)XK nuclease family protein; this encodes MAHELRTAHLRRGVPWDEMAVVARSGARVTVLRRALAQAGVPVRVVGSDVPLREEPAVRPLLDAVRVAVGEPLDAETAARLACSPLGGLDTVGLRRVRRALRAEELAGGGGRSSDALLVEVLEAPGRAATLPPHVARPVERLAAVLEAGRTAAAEPGSDVESVLWAVWDRAGLAEPWRRVALAGGAAGERADRDLDAVLALFKAAETFVDRNPQAAPRTFVDWVLAQDLPADSLAPSSRAAGVSVLTPAGAAGRAWDVVAVVGVQDGAWPDLRLRDSLLGAQALADVVAGRTAATAPGAEAGAAAREAVLADELRAFAVACSRARTHLLVTAVDDQDTNPSPFLDLVQPPPGDGPDPRRASAPAPLDLRGLVARLRATLERSARDTGVPDPRAARTLARLARAGVPGAHPDAWFGLAAPSSTAPLWAADEKVPVSPSRLETAQRCTLRWALESAGGTPASSALQSLGTLVHAIAQEHPTADRETLTAELDRRWPELGLGEGWPAVAARRRADAMVERLAAYLRGSGEPVLVEAPFALETDRAVVRGSVDRVELVGRVGDEGDQRPAVRVVDLKTGSRVPTTAQAAEHPQLGAYQLAVDAGAVPGLPEGAVSTGAHLVYLSQGSGRPTERRQASLGPETEGPSWARVLVDEVAGRMAASAFEARGNDLCDRCPVRRACPLRAEGGQVVA
- a CDS encoding TetR/AcrR family transcriptional regulator, which encodes MTEPRDLPDGAGAAHRPPGVPRPRAARGTRMSRTDRRRQLLDVARDLFASEGFHHVSMDDIADRAEVSKPVLYRHFPSKLDLYLAVVDAQGADLLAAVERAVAPIEAGPVVRGAGRDVVAAIVQAYLAFVQVAGESSTLLFESDVTHDAQVRTRVQHATAETTRRIAEVLAQVTGRGPADADVLAAALVATAQGAATYWLRHRPESDTGRVVDLVSDLAWRGVAGLVRPDFVYEDA